The Sulfitobacter donghicola DSW-25 = KCTC 12864 = JCM 14565 genome has a segment encoding these proteins:
- the parE gene encoding DNA topoisomerase IV subunit B has protein sequence MSDLLSGNTPEPTDYDASSIEVLEGLEPVRKRPGMYIGGTDERALHHLVAEVLDNSMDEAVAGHANRIEVELHEDYSFTVRDNGRGIPIDPHPKFPDKSALEVILCTLHAGGKFSGKAYQTSGGLHGVGASVVNALSDSMVVQVARNKELFEQRFSRGIPLGPVEKIGAAPNRRGTTVTFHPDAEIFGSHKFKPARLFNSIRSKAYLFSGVEIRWKSAISDGETPQEATFHFPGGLADYLSETLGKSTTYSETAFAGTVDFGEKFGEAGKVEWAINWTPARDGFIQSYCNTVPTPEGGTHVTGFWAAILKGIKAYGELSNNKKAAQITRDDLMSGGCALVSCFIADPAFVGQTKDRLSTEAAAKMTEGAVRDHFDNWLAADTKSAGAILDFLVLRAEERLRRRQEKETARKSATKKLRLPGKLTDCTSKDRSGTELFIVEGDSAGGSGKGARNRVNQALLPLKGKILNVLGAASGKLNTNAEINDLCEALGVGMGTKFNLDDLRYDKIIIMTDADVDGAHIAALLMTFFYTQMRPMIDAGHLYLACPPLYRLTQGARRVYVADDAEKDALLEKGLGGKGKIDVQRFKGLGEMDAKDLKETTMDPATRKLIQVSVDEDVPGETSDLVERLMGKKPELRFQYIQQNAKFVEELDV, from the coding sequence ATGTCCGATCTTCTCTCTGGCAACACTCCCGAGCCGACCGATTACGATGCTTCCTCGATTGAGGTGTTGGAGGGGCTGGAGCCCGTGCGCAAACGCCCCGGTATGTATATCGGCGGCACGGATGAACGCGCGCTGCACCATCTGGTGGCCGAGGTGCTGGACAACTCGATGGACGAAGCGGTGGCGGGCCATGCCAACCGGATCGAGGTTGAGCTGCATGAGGATTATTCCTTTACCGTGCGTGATAACGGACGCGGCATTCCAATTGATCCGCACCCCAAGTTTCCGGATAAATCCGCGCTGGAAGTGATCCTGTGTACCCTGCACGCGGGCGGTAAGTTTTCGGGCAAAGCCTATCAAACCTCGGGCGGTTTGCACGGTGTGGGTGCCTCGGTGGTCAATGCGCTGTCGGATTCCATGGTGGTACAGGTTGCGCGCAACAAAGAGCTGTTTGAGCAGCGGTTTTCGCGCGGCATCCCGCTGGGCCCCGTCGAGAAAATCGGCGCGGCGCCAAACCGGCGCGGCACCACGGTGACCTTCCACCCTGACGCCGAGATCTTTGGCAGCCATAAATTCAAACCCGCGCGGCTGTTCAACTCGATCCGGTCCAAGGCCTATCTGTTTTCGGGCGTGGAAATTCGTTGGAAATCAGCGATTTCGGATGGGGAAACCCCGCAAGAGGCCACGTTCCACTTCCCCGGTGGTTTGGCCGACTACCTGTCCGAGACCTTGGGCAAATCCACCACCTATTCCGAGACCGCCTTTGCGGGCACCGTCGATTTTGGCGAAAAATTCGGCGAGGCAGGCAAGGTCGAATGGGCCATCAACTGGACCCCTGCGCGCGACGGGTTCATCCAGTCCTATTGTAACACGGTTCCCACGCCTGAGGGCGGCACCCATGTCACCGGATTTTGGGCGGCGATCCTGAAGGGCATCAAGGCCTACGGCGAGCTGAGCAACAACAAAAAGGCCGCGCAGATCACCCGCGACGATCTGATGTCGGGCGGCTGTGCGCTGGTGTCGTGCTTCATCGCCGACCCTGCTTTTGTCGGCCAGACCAAGGACCGCCTGAGCACCGAGGCCGCGGCCAAGATGACCGAAGGCGCTGTGCGCGATCATTTTGACAACTGGCTGGCGGCAGATACCAAATCCGCAGGCGCGATCCTTGATTTCCTTGTGCTGCGCGCCGAAGAACGCCTGCGCCGCCGCCAAGAAAAAGAAACCGCGCGCAAATCGGCCACCAAGAAGCTGCGCCTGCCCGGCAAGCTGACCGATTGCACCTCTAAAGACCGCAGCGGCACCGAATTGTTCATCGTTGAGGGTGACTCGGCCGGTGGATCGGGCAAAGGCGCGCGCAACCGTGTGAACCAAGCCCTGCTGCCCCTGAAGGGTAAGATTTTGAACGTGCTGGGGGCGGCCTCGGGCAAGTTGAACACCAACGCTGAAATCAACGATCTGTGCGAGGCGTTGGGCGTTGGGATGGGGACGAAGTTCAACCTTGATGATCTGCGCTATGACAAGATCATCATCATGACCGATGCGGATGTGGACGGCGCGCATATTGCGGCGCTGCTGATGACATTCTTTTACACCCAAATGCGCCCGATGATTGACGCAGGGCACCTGTATCTGGCCTGCCCGCCGCTGTACCGCCTGACCCAAGGCGCGCGGCGCGTTTATGTAGCCGATGACGCGGAAAAAGACGCGCTGCTAGAGAAAGGTCTGGGCGGCAAAGGCAAGATCGACGTGCAGCGATTTAAGGGTCTGGGCGAAATGGACGCGAAGGATTTGAAAGAAACCACAATGGACCCCGCCACCCGCAAGCTGATCCAAGTTTCCGTGGACGAGGATGTACCGGGTGAGACCTCTGATTTGGTGGAGCGTTTGATGGGGAAAAAGCCGGAACTGCGGTTCCAATATATTCAGCAGAACGCGAAGTTTGTTGAGGAATTGGATGTTTGA
- a CDS encoding DUF6693 family protein, whose protein sequence is MQFNGYKLNCDFSVGEAIGQLIIWILLSIITLGLALFVLPYYFLKAPLNRCTLIDTTGKAVGKVNVEVSFSDILGHALVWLLLTIVTLGLAYLVYWPAVIKRLLNGATIREL, encoded by the coding sequence ATGCAATTCAACGGCTACAAACTTAACTGCGACTTTTCTGTCGGTGAGGCGATTGGCCAGCTTATTATCTGGATCTTACTGTCGATAATCACTTTAGGGCTCGCGCTTTTCGTTCTGCCCTACTACTTTTTGAAGGCACCTCTAAACCGATGTACTCTCATTGACACGACAGGAAAGGCCGTCGGAAAAGTAAATGTAGAGGTCTCTTTTAGTGACATTCTCGGCCATGCGCTTGTTTGGCTCCTCCTGACCATCGTGACCTTAGGCCTTGCTTATCTGGTCTATTGGCCTGCGGTTATTAAGCGACTGCTTAACGGAGCAACGATCCGAGAGCTCTAA
- a CDS encoding DMT family transporter, producing MTHYAIIMILAGFGIPILAAMNAQLGGILGSPSAAASVLFVVAFSIAVVVTLIFSPQGYAQLAAAPKHLFLAGVLIAFYLLSITYIAPHFGIGNAVFFVLLGQLFSAALIDHFGLFGAQVSPVSLTRAAGIGTMAIGVWLTQQA from the coding sequence ATGACACATTACGCAATTATCATGATCTTGGCCGGTTTCGGCATTCCGATTTTGGCGGCGATGAACGCGCAACTGGGGGGGATCCTTGGCTCTCCTTCGGCGGCGGCGAGCGTGTTGTTTGTTGTGGCGTTTTCAATTGCGGTGGTTGTGACATTGATTTTCTCACCGCAGGGGTATGCCCAGCTGGCTGCGGCGCCGAAGCATCTGTTTTTGGCTGGTGTTTTGATTGCGTTTTACCTGCTGAGTATCACCTATATCGCGCCGCATTTCGGGATCGGGAATGCGGTGTTCTTTGTCCTGCTGGGGCAATTATTCTCGGCCGCGTTGATTGATCACTTTGGCCTGTTTGGCGCGCAGGTGTCACCCGTCAGCCTGACGCGGGCTGCGGGGATCGGCACCATGGCAATTGGCGTGTGGTTAACCCAGCAGGCCTAG
- a CDS encoding Ldh family oxidoreductase produces the protein MPLIPLDEIEQTVRMALSAHGADAFAAAEVARAVRKAESVGNKICGLYYVESYCQQLKSGRVSGAVTPQISTPRDAAITVDAGFGFAQPAFSHGLPVALDAARRAGVASLSVAHAHTCTSLGYFTEQIAQAGMIGIGFTNASPIVAPPGGKTRAIGTNPIAFSVPDGQGGITMQFDQSTTTVALGKITMAKAAGERIPEGWALDANGNPTTDPEEAIKGSLVSMGGYKGWGFGLMAEILAAALTGSVLSRDVKPLKAPEGAPHDLGQYYLIIDPAVSSDFGEKVQALAEHIAQDEGARMPGQNKTAMDPVDVGEDTWALITGLAQA, from the coding sequence ATGCCTTTGATACCCCTTGATGAGATCGAACAAACCGTCCGTATGGCCCTTAGCGCCCATGGGGCCGACGCCTTTGCCGCCGCAGAAGTCGCGCGTGCCGTGCGCAAAGCGGAAAGCGTAGGCAACAAGATTTGCGGCCTCTACTATGTCGAAAGCTATTGCCAGCAGCTCAAATCAGGCCGCGTTTCCGGAGCCGTGACACCCCAGATTTCAACGCCACGTGATGCAGCCATCACTGTGGATGCAGGCTTTGGCTTTGCCCAACCCGCATTTTCCCACGGGCTGCCCGTTGCCTTGGATGCCGCGCGCCGCGCTGGGGTGGCATCATTGTCTGTGGCGCATGCCCATACGTGCACTTCACTGGGGTATTTCACCGAACAAATCGCGCAGGCGGGTATGATCGGCATCGGATTTACCAATGCCTCGCCTATCGTCGCCCCTCCGGGTGGGAAAACGCGTGCCATTGGCACCAACCCCATCGCGTTCTCTGTACCTGACGGGCAGGGCGGCATTACGATGCAGTTTGACCAATCCACCACCACGGTTGCCTTGGGTAAAATCACCATGGCAAAGGCCGCAGGCGAACGCATTCCAGAAGGCTGGGCGCTAGACGCGAACGGCAACCCCACAACCGATCCAGAGGAAGCGATCAAAGGGTCGCTGGTGTCGATGGGCGGTTACAAGGGCTGGGGCTTTGGCCTCATGGCCGAGATTTTGGCCGCCGCGCTGACGGGATCGGTCCTCTCGCGCGATGTGAAGCCGCTTAAAGCGCCCGAGGGCGCGCCGCACGACCTTGGCCAATACTACCTCATCATCGACCCCGCGGTGAGCAGTGATTTCGGCGAAAAGGTCCAAGCCCTCGCCGAGCATATCGCCCAAGACGAAGGCGCGCGCATGCCAGGTCAGAACAAAACAGCGATGGACCCTGTCGACGTGGGCGAAGACACTTGGGCGCTCATCACAGGGCTGGCACAGGCCTAG
- a CDS encoding calcium-binding protein has product MLLASIGPLLVGFTGLNDDPEDLAEGAEEAPEETADDPVETVDVETFIENARITSDNVVDATVTRGTDQDEEFIAETDVSVHHDASGGQDTLTGANLNDTLAGGEGEDIIEGGEGDDALFGAFGRETRADDEDADTLDGGAGDDTLFLGDGDTANGGEGQDVFVATQDAVEEIEISDFSVDEDALAIETTDPEETSVIDQTIEDGGLRVEISTGLILRLEGVEAPLEEGSIQFIDVNPLEALEA; this is encoded by the coding sequence ATGCTCCTTGCCTCCATCGGGCCTTTGCTCGTTGGTTTTACGGGTTTGAATGACGACCCTGAAGATCTCGCTGAAGGTGCAGAGGAAGCGCCGGAAGAAACCGCAGATGATCCTGTGGAAACCGTGGACGTTGAAACCTTTATCGAAAACGCCCGCATCACTTCGGACAATGTGGTGGACGCCACAGTCACACGCGGCACCGATCAAGACGAAGAATTCATCGCCGAAACAGACGTCAGCGTCCATCATGACGCTTCTGGCGGTCAGGATACCCTCACAGGGGCAAATTTGAACGATACGCTGGCTGGTGGTGAAGGCGAAGACATCATCGAAGGCGGCGAGGGCGATGATGCGCTGTTTGGAGCCTTTGGCCGCGAAACCCGCGCTGATGACGAAGATGCCGACACATTGGACGGCGGCGCGGGGGATGACACCCTGTTCCTTGGCGATGGGGATACGGCCAATGGTGGCGAAGGGCAGGACGTGTTTGTCGCGACCCAAGACGCCGTTGAAGAAATCGAAATCTCGGATTTCAGTGTGGATGAAGACGCCCTTGCCATCGAAACAACCGATCCGGAAGAGACCAGCGTCATTGACCAAACCATCGAGGACGGCGGCCTAAGGGTTGAAATCTCGACAGGGTTGATCCTGCGTCTGGAAGGGGTCGAGGCCCCACTCGAGGAAGGTAGCATTCAATTTATTGACGTTAATCCGCTGGAAGCATTAGAGGCTTGA
- a CDS encoding ABC transporter ATP-binding protein, giving the protein MSDHPVLSLSGITKSYNSGKPNEVTVLRGIDLDVARGEVVALVAPSGAGKSTLLHIAGLLDTPDKGTVAIGGADMTGKRDAARTAVRRDDVGFIYQFHHLLPEFSALENVVLPQLANGISRQAAQTRAMELLDQVGVAQRATHRPAALSGGEQQRVAFCRALANAPKLLLADEPTGNLDPETSETVFAALMGLVRSTGLSALIATHNLELAARMDRQIRLDQGALTG; this is encoded by the coding sequence ATGAGTGACCACCCCGTTCTGAGCCTCTCTGGCATCACCAAATCCTACAACAGCGGCAAACCGAACGAAGTCACAGTGCTGCGCGGCATCGATCTGGATGTGGCGCGCGGCGAAGTGGTGGCGCTGGTGGCGCCATCGGGGGCGGGTAAATCAACGCTGCTGCATATCGCTGGGCTGCTGGATACTCCTGATAAAGGAACCGTAGCGATTGGCGGTGCCGATATGACCGGAAAACGCGATGCTGCGCGAACAGCGGTGCGGCGTGATGATGTTGGGTTTATCTATCAATTCCACCACCTTCTGCCCGAATTCAGCGCCTTGGAAAATGTGGTGCTGCCGCAATTGGCAAACGGCATCTCGCGACAGGCCGCGCAAACCCGCGCCATGGAATTGCTGGATCAGGTTGGCGTTGCACAGCGCGCCACACACCGCCCAGCGGCCCTGTCTGGTGGTGAACAACAACGTGTTGCTTTTTGCCGTGCCTTGGCAAACGCGCCAAAACTGTTGCTTGCAGATGAACCAACAGGAAACCTTGATCCCGAAACCTCGGAAACCGTATTTGCGGCGCTGATGGGGCTGGTTCGCAGCACCGGCCTCTCCGCGCTCATCGCGACGCACAACCTAGAACTGGCAGCGCGTATGGATCGCCAAATCAGGCTGGATCAAGGGGCCTTAACAGGGTGA
- a CDS encoding lipoprotein-releasing ABC transporter permease subunit, with protein MASKTPPFAPFEWMIAWRYLRARRAEGGVSVMTWISLIGITLAVFALIATLAVRSGFRAEFVDTILGANAHVTVYEMGVLQPNGAVDRDIRDYDALAARIGAVDGVTRVAPIVRGQVMATFNGNNAGMEVYGITEENLNTIPRIAKPQFAEGDITRFTQGIAIGSGIARTLGAQVGDRIRLISPDGVKTAFGTSPRVNAYEVTYIFTAGRYDIDRTRAYLPLAEAQSYFNSEEAVNELEVMVADPDNVDRLGPDILTAAGDTALIWTWREASSGFLNALDIEDNVMFVILSILVLIAAMNIVSGLIMLVKNKGRDIGILRTMGLSEGSVLRVFFICGAFTGIIGTALGVIFGCLFALYVDQIFGFVNWMAGGNAWDPSIRGIYFLPAKLEFGDVMSAVGLSLGLSFVVTIFPARRAARMNPVEALRYE; from the coding sequence ATGGCTTCCAAAACACCTCCCTTTGCCCCGTTTGAATGGATGATCGCGTGGCGCTACCTGCGCGCGCGCCGCGCCGAGGGCGGGGTGAGCGTGATGACATGGATCAGCCTGATCGGCATCACCTTGGCGGTGTTCGCCCTGATCGCGACCCTTGCTGTGCGCTCAGGGTTCAGGGCCGAATTTGTGGATACTATTCTGGGCGCGAATGCCCATGTAACGGTCTATGAAATGGGCGTGCTGCAACCCAATGGGGCGGTTGATCGTGATATCCGCGACTATGATGCTTTGGCTGCGCGCATTGGCGCGGTTGATGGGGTCACCCGTGTTGCGCCAATTGTGCGCGGGCAGGTGATGGCCACGTTCAACGGCAATAACGCAGGGATGGAGGTTTACGGGATCACCGAGGAAAACCTCAACACCATCCCTCGCATTGCCAAACCGCAATTCGCCGAGGGCGATATCACGCGCTTTACCCAAGGGATCGCGATCGGCTCGGGCATCGCCCGCACGCTGGGCGCACAGGTCGGTGACCGCATCCGCCTGATTTCCCCTGATGGTGTGAAAACCGCGTTCGGCACCAGCCCCCGCGTGAACGCCTATGAGGTCACCTATATCTTTACCGCAGGTCGCTATGACATCGACCGCACCCGCGCCTATCTGCCACTGGCCGAGGCGCAGAGCTATTTCAACTCCGAAGAGGCCGTGAACGAGCTGGAAGTCATGGTTGCCGACCCTGACAATGTGGATCGCCTTGGCCCTGATATTTTGACAGCCGCAGGGGATACCGCCCTGATCTGGACATGGCGCGAGGCCTCATCGGGGTTCCTGAACGCGCTGGATATCGAAGATAACGTGATGTTTGTCATCCTGTCGATCCTTGTGTTGATCGCGGCGATGAACATTGTGTCTGGCCTGATCATGCTGGTGAAAAACAAAGGCCGCGATATCGGCATCCTGCGCACCATGGGCCTGTCCGAGGGATCGGTTCTGCGCGTGTTTTTCATCTGTGGGGCCTTCACGGGTATCATCGGCACGGCGCTGGGCGTGATCTTTGGCTGCCTGTTTGCACTATATGTGGATCAGATATTCGGCTTTGTGAACTGGATGGCAGGCGGCAACGCCTGGGACCCGTCCATTCGCGGCATCTACTTCCTTCCTGCCAAGTTAGAATTCGGCGATGTCATGTCAGCCGTTGGCCTGTCGCTGGGCCTGTCCTTTGTTGTAACGATCTTCCCCGCTAGGCGTGCTGCGCGGATGAACCCTGTTGAGGCCCTGCGCTATGAGTGA
- a CDS encoding DUF2937 family protein, producing MIIRSLALAGGIAGATATSQFPEFSQQYMQRLGGAVDALGEVVADFDASAAASDLTRDEALAQMQGTAFLERRGADMARSIARYERLSEDLHILEGHGPFMRAYNAARFTDSEIAQAAWQVYKPAVPVSFVGFTFASVGFVLGGLGIGALLGLLRAPFRRRRAA from the coding sequence ATGATTATTCGCAGTTTGGCATTGGCTGGCGGCATCGCTGGGGCGACGGCTACCTCTCAATTCCCTGAGTTTTCCCAACAATATATGCAACGATTAGGCGGCGCGGTTGATGCGCTGGGCGAAGTCGTTGCGGATTTCGATGCCTCTGCCGCCGCATCCGACCTGACCCGCGACGAGGCGCTGGCCCAGATGCAAGGCACCGCGTTTCTGGAGCGGCGCGGCGCGGATATGGCACGCTCGATCGCACGCTATGAACGTCTGAGCGAGGATTTACATATCCTCGAAGGGCACGGCCCCTTTATGCGCGCCTATAACGCGGCCCGTTTCACCGATAGCGAAATCGCCCAAGCTGCTTGGCAGGTCTATAAACCCGCTGTACCGGTCAGCTTTGTCGGCTTCACCTTTGCCTCTGTTGGTTTTGTTCTGGGCGGATTAGGGATCGGCGCTTTGCTTGGCCTGCTGCGCGCACCGTTTCGCAGGCGGCGCGCCGCATGA
- a CDS encoding serine hydrolase domain-containing protein has translation MRLVSITAILALFATAGFAQPVVQTAKALETAFGFWASDNKIPNPTMVVMHQGEIVGSSGEIDTVVEIASLSKAITAVCAASLVSDGTWAADTTSADVLGYGPDGITVAQLITHTSGIGSDRTQTLMPLWVDSAEPRKTIATELALSQPLQGKGQFNYNNENYAILGQMIEVAVGARYQAVCSQRALTPAGVSAKPSPQTGGMLPWGGWAMSAQDYARFHYYWFGPQGAYGAGSPASLLAPVQGGAEYGLGMFERDVAEHRNFWHFGLWCIDQRVNAGAYAVIWKGEWSVVATYDACVDWDAMGALDSALVKVVYGL, from the coding sequence ATGAGATTAGTTTCCATCACAGCCATCCTAGCCCTTTTCGCCACCGCTGGCTTTGCCCAACCCGTCGTGCAAACGGCAAAGGCGTTGGAAACGGCCTTTGGGTTCTGGGCTTCTGATAACAAAATCCCGAACCCCACGATGGTGGTGATGCATCAGGGCGAAATCGTCGGCTCTTCTGGTGAAATCGATACGGTTGTCGAAATCGCAAGCCTGAGCAAGGCAATCACCGCTGTTTGCGCGGCCTCTCTGGTCTCGGACGGGACATGGGCTGCCGATACCACCAGCGCAGATGTTTTAGGCTATGGCCCCGATGGGATCACCGTTGCGCAGCTGATTACGCATACCTCGGGGATTGGTTCTGACAGAACCCAGACCTTGATGCCGCTTTGGGTGGACTCTGCTGAGCCTCGAAAAACCATCGCCACCGAATTGGCGTTGAGCCAGCCGCTGCAGGGCAAAGGGCAGTTCAACTATAACAACGAAAACTACGCCATCCTCGGGCAGATGATCGAAGTGGCTGTGGGCGCGCGTTATCAAGCCGTTTGTTCACAGCGCGCATTAACCCCTGCGGGGGTCTCGGCAAAACCGTCACCCCAAACGGGCGGCATGCTGCCATGGGGCGGCTGGGCGATGTCCGCGCAGGATTATGCGCGGTTTCACTACTATTGGTTTGGGCCTCAAGGCGCATATGGGGCTGGTTCTCCGGCGTCGTTGCTCGCGCCAGTGCAAGGCGGGGCCGAATATGGTCTGGGCATGTTTGAACGCGATGTGGCTGAGCATCGGAATTTCTGGCACTTTGGGCTGTGGTGCATTGATCAGCGCGTAAACGCTGGTGCCTATGCCGTGATCTGGAAAGGCGAATGGAGCGTTGTCGCCACCTATGATGCTTGTGTAGACTGGGATGCAATGGGCGCGCTGGATAGCGCATTGGTGAAGGTTGTCTACGGTTTATGA
- the proS gene encoding proline--tRNA ligase, with protein sequence MRLSRYFLPVLKETPSEAQIVSHRYMLRAGMIKQNAAGIYSWLPLGFKVLRKLENIVHEEQMRAGHIPMLMPTLQSADLWKESGRYDAYGPEMLRIKDRQDRDMLYGPTNEEMITDIFRSHVGSYKDLPMTLYHIQWKFRDEMRPRFGVMRGREFFMKDGYNFDLTKEDALHAYNRHLVSYLRTYERMGLQAIPMRADSGPIGGDDTHEFLVLAETGESEVFYDSAVTDLRFGDREIDYDSHEECAGVMQEFTTKYARTDETHDEALFNEVPEERRRVARGIEVGQIFYFGTKYSEAMGATVQGPDGKVVPVHMGSHGIGVSRLLGAIIEASHDDKGIIWPEGVTPFHCGIVNLKQGDEEADAACEALYDSLTALGLDPLYDDRKERAGGKFATMDLIGLPWRITVGPRGLKNGVVELTSRRTGESEEMPPEQAIEKIAQIYKGLTVRGL encoded by the coding sequence ATGCGCCTAAGCCGCTATTTTCTGCCCGTATTGAAAGAAACGCCATCCGAGGCGCAGATCGTGAGCCACCGCTACATGCTGCGCGCTGGGATGATCAAACAAAACGCTGCTGGCATTTATTCATGGTTGCCGCTGGGCTTTAAGGTTCTGCGCAAACTGGAAAACATCGTTCACGAAGAGCAGATGCGCGCGGGCCATATCCCGATGCTGATGCCCACGCTGCAATCCGCCGATCTGTGGAAAGAATCCGGCCGCTATGATGCTTACGGCCCCGAAATGCTGCGCATCAAGGATCGCCAAGACCGCGATATGCTATATGGCCCCACCAACGAAGAGATGATCACCGACATCTTCCGCAGCCATGTGGGCAGCTACAAAGACCTGCCCATGACGCTCTATCACATCCAGTGGAAATTCCGTGACGAGATGCGTCCGCGTTTCGGTGTGATGCGGGGCCGCGAATTCTTTATGAAGGACGGGTATAACTTTGACCTGACCAAAGAAGACGCGCTGCACGCCTATAACCGCCACTTGGTCAGCTACCTGCGCACCTATGAACGCATGGGCCTTCAGGCGATCCCGATGCGCGCAGACAGCGGCCCGATTGGCGGCGATGATACGCATGAATTCCTGGTGCTGGCGGAAACGGGTGAATCCGAAGTGTTCTATGACAGCGCGGTAACCGATCTGCGCTTTGGCGATCGTGAGATCGACTATGACAGCCACGAAGAATGCGCAGGCGTCATGCAGGAATTCACCACCAAATACGCCCGCACTGACGAAACCCACGACGAGGCACTGTTCAACGAAGTCCCCGAGGAACGCCGCCGCGTGGCGCGCGGGATCGAAGTAGGGCAGATTTTCTACTTTGGTACCAAATATTCCGAGGCCATGGGCGCCACCGTACAAGGGCCTGATGGCAAAGTCGTGCCTGTCCACATGGGCAGCCACGGCATCGGCGTCAGCCGCCTGTTGGGCGCGATCATTGAGGCCAGCCATGACGACAAAGGCATCATCTGGCCCGAAGGTGTAACGCCGTTCCACTGTGGCATCGTGAACCTCAAACAGGGCGACGAGGAAGCAGATGCCGCTTGTGAGGCGCTGTATGATAGCCTCACGGCGCTGGGCCTTGACCCGCTATATGATGATCGCAAGGAACGCGCGGGTGGCAAATTCGCGACAATGGATTTGATCGGCCTGCCATGGCGCATCACCGTTGGCCCACGCGGTCTGAAAAACGGCGTGGTCGAACTGACCTCACGCCGCACAGGCGAAAGCGAAGAAATGCCGCCAGAACAGGCCATCGAGAAGATCGCCCAAATCTACAAAGGCCTCACCGTTCGCGGCCTGTAA
- the pepT gene encoding peptidase T yields the protein MRTPFDAELQDRLMRYAAIDSQSDESSTSQPSTPCQLDMSRLLVQELEEMGAEDVTITEYGAVLATIPATAEGPVVGLCAHVDTTPQFNATGVKPRLIKGYDGGDISFPDAPERRLGPDMSPHLKNCIGHDLITASGTTLLGGDDKAGVSVIMTAARHLLANPDIPRAKLRLAFTPDEEIGRGVDERLPADMACDFAYTFDGPAPGEVQHETFSADRAFVTIRGVSIHPGWAKDKLVNATHLAAKIVQGLPQTKMTPEMTKGNEGFIHITDMSGDAAEMTIGLIIRDFEREGLAKKGDILRTVCSAVALTEPRAEVICEITPQYRNMRYWLEKDMTPVDLVHAAIRDVGLEPVAIPIRGGTDGSRLTELGVPCPNVFCGMQEIHGPLEWISVQDMGKATEVALRIAQRAAKA from the coding sequence ATGCGCACGCCCTTTGATGCCGAACTTCAGGACCGCCTCATGCGTTACGCTGCAATCGATAGCCAATCAGATGAAAGCAGCACCAGCCAGCCGTCCACCCCATGCCAGTTGGATATGAGCCGCCTGTTGGTCCAAGAACTCGAGGAAATGGGGGCCGAGGACGTAACGATAACCGAATATGGCGCGGTTTTGGCCACCATCCCTGCAACGGCAGAGGGGCCCGTTGTTGGCCTATGCGCCCATGTTGATACGACGCCGCAGTTTAACGCAACGGGCGTAAAGCCGCGGCTGATCAAAGGGTATGACGGCGGTGATATCAGCTTTCCTGACGCGCCTGAACGCAGGTTGGGGCCTGATATGTCACCGCATCTGAAAAACTGCATCGGCCATGATTTGATCACGGCGTCTGGAACCACGTTATTGGGGGGCGACGATAAGGCTGGCGTGTCGGTCATCATGACCGCAGCGCGCCATCTTTTGGCAAATCCCGACATCCCGCGCGCCAAGCTGCGCCTTGCCTTTACCCCCGACGAAGAAATCGGGCGCGGCGTGGATGAACGCCTGCCCGCCGATATGGCCTGCGATTTTGCCTATACGTTTGACGGCCCCGCTCCCGGCGAGGTCCAGCACGAGACGTTTTCAGCCGACCGCGCCTTTGTGACCATTCGCGGTGTTTCGATCCATCCCGGTTGGGCCAAGGACAAGCTGGTCAATGCGACCCACCTCGCGGCTAAAATTGTCCAAGGCTTGCCGCAAACCAAAATGACCCCCGAAATGACCAAAGGAAACGAGGGGTTTATCCATATCACCGATATGAGTGGTGATGCCGCCGAGATGACCATCGGCCTGATCATCCGCGACTTTGAACGCGAGGGGCTGGCGAAAAAGGGCGACATCCTGCGTACCGTTTGTTCTGCCGTCGCCCTGACCGAACCCCGCGCCGAGGTGATCTGTGAGATCACCCCGCAATACCGCAACATGCGCTATTGGCTAGAGAAGGACATGACCCCCGTTGATCTGGTCCACGCCGCGATCCGTGATGTGGGGCTAGAACCCGTCGCCATCCCGATCCGTGGCGGCACGGATGGCTCTCGCCTGACCGAATTGGGTGTACCCTGTCCAAATGTCTTTTGCGGCATGCAGGAAATCCACGGCCCGCTTGAATGGATATCCGTTCAGGACATGGGCAAAGCAACCGAAGTCGCCCTAAGGATCGCGCAGCGCGCCGCAAAGGCCTGA